CACCGCAAAGGAAAAAGGCGCACTTGTAGTGAGTATGGGCGATATAATCAGAGAAAAGGCAGCTGAAAGGGGAGAAGACACAGGTACAACTGCCAGAACATTAAGGGAAGAGTTCGGACAGTACATTGTAGCCGAACTTACCGTTCAAAAAATAAAAGAGCTTTTAGAAAAGGAAGGAAATATAAAAACAATTTTAGTGGATGGAATAAGAAGCCCATATGAAATTGAACTCTTTAAGGAAAACTTTGAAAACTTTATTTCCGTTTCAATTTATGCAAGTCCTCAAACCAGATTCAAAAGAATCTCACTTCGAGGAAGAGAAGACGACACAACCGATTTTGAAGAATTCATGGTAAGGGAAAACAGAGAATTGGGATTCGGTATTGGAGATGTCGTATCCACAACCGATTATTTGATTGAAAATGAATGCTCTCTTGAAGAGTTTAAAGAAAAAGTTGCTGAATTTGTAGAAAAAGAGATGGATTAAATCCA
Above is a window of Methanobrevibacter sp. DNA encoding:
- a CDS encoding AAA family ATPase is translated as MKVIGVTGLQGSGKSIFFDTAKEKGALVVSMGDIIREKAAERGEDTGTTARTLREEFGQYIVAELTVQKIKELLEKEGNIKTILVDGIRSPYEIELFKENFENFISVSIYASPQTRFKRISLRGREDDTTDFEEFMVRENRELGFGIGDVVSTTDYLIENECSLEEFKEKVAEFVEKEMD